A stretch of the Nicotiana tabacum cultivar K326 chromosome 6, ASM71507v2, whole genome shotgun sequence genome encodes the following:
- the LOC142182068 gene encoding secreted RxLR effector protein 161-like has product MSRVPYRSTVESLMYAMVYPRPNICLAVGLASGKDLRLVGYSDADHGRDLDDRKYTSGYVFSLSDGAISWSGKK; this is encoded by the exons ATGAGCCGAGTTCCTTATAGAAGCACAGTCGAAAGTCTAATGTATGCTATGGTGTACCCTAGACCTAATATCTGTCTAGCAGTTGGCTTGGCAA GCGGCAAGGATCTGCGATTAGTTGGATACAGTGATGCTGACCATGGAAGAGATCTAGACGATAGGAAGTATACCTCAGGATATGTATTCTCACTCAGTGATGGGGCCATATCATGGAGTGGTAAGAAATAA